Proteins found in one Nocardia brasiliensis ATCC 700358 genomic segment:
- a CDS encoding GNAT family N-acetyltransferase, producing MTLTDGITIRSATEDDLTSIRTLVATSFGAYGPAGFREHSRQLFPPADAIVAVDDGVVVGHVKSRRMTVTVPGERAVDGCGIAAVGVAPTHRRRGILRAMYTEQHRRTEAAGLALTLFTASEGSIYGRFGYGPAVRENAVSIDRRFAEFRPTTPDPGGVLLAEAAEVTEHVEAVYDRWRRFTPGVQVRPAASWAMLFADPEPVRDGGSELFAFTHPDGYALYRNHFTESERTVDVLELRAVTAEAHAALWRALLGLDLAQRVKAVLGDNDPLPYLLTDPRLVRTTNREDGLWLRLMDIPAALTARTYQRDLELVLAVQDPFRDAGGTFALRVRNGIAECAPTTRAPEIELGIDVLASMYLGAYPARVFAAANRLQAKDPADLAALQEAFGTDRDAVLGWFF from the coding sequence ATGACGTTGACTGACGGCATCACTATCCGCTCTGCCACCGAGGACGATCTGACTTCCATCAGGACGCTGGTGGCGACCTCGTTCGGCGCCTACGGGCCCGCGGGCTTCCGCGAACACAGCAGGCAGTTGTTCCCGCCGGCCGACGCGATCGTCGCGGTCGACGACGGCGTGGTGGTCGGGCATGTGAAATCGCGGCGGATGACGGTGACCGTGCCGGGCGAGCGGGCGGTGGACGGCTGCGGGATCGCCGCGGTCGGTGTGGCGCCGACGCATCGGCGGCGCGGAATCCTGCGGGCGATGTACACCGAGCAGCATCGGCGCACCGAGGCGGCCGGGCTGGCGCTGACCCTGTTCACGGCCAGCGAGGGCAGCATCTACGGGCGGTTCGGCTACGGACCGGCGGTGCGGGAGAACGCGGTCTCCATCGATCGGCGCTTCGCCGAATTCCGGCCCACCACACCGGATCCGGGCGGCGTGCTGCTCGCCGAAGCCGCCGAGGTCACCGAGCACGTCGAGGCCGTGTACGACAGGTGGCGCAGGTTCACCCCCGGCGTGCAGGTGCGGCCGGCGGCATCATGGGCCATGCTGTTCGCCGATCCGGAGCCGGTCCGCGACGGCGGCTCAGAGCTTTTCGCGTTCACCCATCCGGACGGCTATGCGCTGTACCGGAATCACTTCACCGAGTCCGAGCGGACCGTCGACGTGCTGGAGCTGCGGGCGGTCACCGCCGAGGCGCATGCCGCGCTGTGGCGGGCGCTGCTCGGACTGGATCTGGCGCAGCGGGTGAAAGCCGTACTGGGCGACAATGATCCGCTGCCGTACCTGCTGACCGATCCGCGGCTGGTGCGCACCACGAACCGCGAGGACGGACTGTGGTTGCGGCTCATGGACATTCCCGCGGCCCTGACCGCGCGCACGTACCAGCGAGACCTGGAACTCGTGCTGGCGGTACAGGATCCGTTCCGCGACGCGGGCGGCACGTTCGCCCTGCGCGTCCGCAACGGTATCGCCGAATGCGCGCCCACCACCCGCGCCCCGGAGATCGAACTCGGCATCGACGTGCTCGCCAGCATGTACCTCGGCGCCTATCCGGCCCGAGTCTTCGCCGCCGCCAACCGGCTCCAGGCCAAGGACCCCGCTGATCTGGCCGCCCTGCAGGAAGCCTTCGGCACCGACCGCGACGCGGTGCTCGGCTGGTTCTTCTGA
- a CDS encoding DUF2537 domain-containing protein: protein MTYPPTQSPAPWGAGLTVTIMVALLSATAVYSFGRALAEVHPLLAFAVNVVAAGGAAPTAWRLREAPVTRWVVLGGVAGVGLGWLVLLLGGLAS from the coding sequence GTGACCTATCCGCCTACCCAGAGCCCGGCGCCGTGGGGTGCCGGGCTGACCGTCACGATCATGGTCGCGCTGCTGAGCGCGACCGCGGTGTATTCGTTCGGGCGGGCGCTCGCCGAGGTGCACCCCTTGCTCGCGTTCGCGGTGAACGTCGTCGCGGCCGGCGGTGCCGCGCCGACCGCTTGGCGGTTGCGCGAGGCCCCGGTAACCAGATGGGTGGTGCTCGGCGGTGTCGCCGGGGTGGGGCTCGGCTGGTTGGTGCTGCTGCTCGGTGGCCTGGCGAGCTGA
- a CDS encoding YccF domain-containing protein — protein MQLVLNILWLVFVGFWMALGYILAGVICCILIITIPWGIASFRIAAYALWPFGRTTVEKPGSGAGSLVGNVIWFIVAGWWLALGHLLTSIPLFISIIGIPFGWANLKLIPLSLFPLGRDIVDSDQPFGAR, from the coding sequence ATTCAGCTCGTCCTCAACATCCTCTGGTTGGTGTTCGTCGGTTTCTGGATGGCATTGGGCTACATCCTGGCCGGCGTCATCTGCTGCATTCTGATCATCACGATCCCGTGGGGCATCGCGTCGTTCCGGATCGCCGCCTACGCGCTGTGGCCGTTCGGCCGCACCACGGTGGAGAAGCCGGGCTCGGGCGCGGGTTCGCTGGTCGGCAATGTCATCTGGTTCATCGTCGCGGGCTGGTGGCTCGCGCTCGGCCACCTGCTGACCAGCATCCCGCTGTTCATCTCGATCATCGGAATCCCGTTCGGCTGGGCCAACCTCAAGCTGATTCCGCTGTCGCTGTTCCCGCTCGGCCGCGACATCGTCGACAGCGACCAGCCGTTCGGCGCGCGCTGA
- a CDS encoding TrmH family RNA methyltransferase translates to MAEVIDIDDPADPRVDDFRDLNSADRRPDLPGRRGLVIAEGVVVVQRMLASRFTPTALFGVDKRRVELAGELADVAVPYYRTSAEVMAEVVGFHLNRGVLAVARRPAPLSLDEVTAHARTVAVLEGVNDHENLGAMFRNAAGLGAEAILFGDRCADPLYRRAVRVSMGHVLRVPFASVPDWPDGLDILRRKGFQIIALTPDGAAMNLATAMTGERVALLLGAEGPGLTEEAMRATDVRARIPMSPGTDSLNVATAAAMAFYERVRT, encoded by the coding sequence GTGGCCGAAGTGATCGATATCGATGACCCCGCCGATCCGCGGGTGGATGACTTCCGCGACCTCAACTCCGCCGACCGCCGGCCCGATCTGCCCGGGCGGCGTGGCCTGGTGATCGCCGAGGGGGTGGTGGTGGTCCAGCGGATGCTGGCTTCGCGGTTCACTCCGACGGCGTTGTTCGGGGTGGACAAGCGCCGCGTGGAACTCGCCGGCGAGCTGGCCGATGTCGCGGTGCCGTACTACCGGACCTCGGCCGAGGTGATGGCGGAGGTGGTCGGGTTCCACCTCAATCGCGGCGTGCTCGCGGTCGCGCGGCGGCCGGCGCCGCTGAGCCTGGACGAGGTCACCGCGCACGCGCGCACGGTGGCGGTGCTCGAGGGCGTCAACGACCACGAGAACCTCGGCGCGATGTTCCGCAACGCCGCCGGACTCGGCGCGGAGGCGATCCTGTTCGGCGATCGGTGCGCCGACCCGCTGTACCGGCGCGCGGTGCGGGTCTCCATGGGGCACGTGCTGCGGGTGCCGTTCGCTTCGGTGCCGGATTGGCCGGATGGTCTGGATATACTGCGGCGCAAAGGATTCCAGATCATCGCCCTCACACCCGACGGGGCGGCGATGAACCTGGCCACCGCGATGACAGGGGAGCGTGTGGCACTGTTGCTCGGTGCCGAGGGACCGGGGCTGACCGAGGAAGCGATGCGGGCCACCGATGTGCGCGCGCGAATTCCCATGTCGCCGGGCACCGATTCGCTCAATGTCGCGACCGCCGCGGCCATGGCCTTCTACGAGCGGGTTCGAACGTGA